The Fusobacterium polymorphum genome segment CTAACCAATTTTTATCTTGAATTTCAGTTTTTCTATATGCTACTTTTAAATCTTCCTTTTTTATTTCTCTTATTTGATGATTTTCATCAAAAACTTCAACAGAAACTATTTTATCAAATATTTCTGTTCCAAAAGCCCCACCATTCATATACACAAGCCCTCCAATAGACCCTGGTATACCAAATAGACTTTCAATTCCACTATAATTCTTATCTCTCATAAAATCAGTTAGGTCTTTCAAGTTTGCACCTGTTTCAACCTTAACTAAATTATTTCCTAAATCTTCTATTTTGTTTAGCTTTTTTGTACAAACAAAAGTCTTATCCATATAATCATCAGTAAATAAAACATTTGTTCCATTTCCTAAAAAGAATATACTAGTGTTTTCTTTATTATTAAATACTTCAATTATATCTTCTTTATTTTCAAGTATAATTAATTTTTTGGCTTTTCCACCAACTCTCATATTTGAATAATTTTTCATCTCTTGATTTTCAAAAACTTTCATTCAGACATTCCTTCCAATTCTTCTGCTATTTCATGTGCTAAAGTTGATATATCTCCTGCTCCCATAAAAATATATGTTGAATCTTTCTTTACCCTAGATACATATCTTTTTATATCTTTCCATTCAGTCATAACTTCAATGTTATTATGATTTATATGTTCTTTTAATATTTCACTTGAAATATTAAATTCATTTTTTTCACCTGCTGCATAGATAGGTAAAAGTATTACTTTATCTACATCTTTAAAAGCATCTTTAAATTCATCTAATAAAAAATGTACTCTGCTATATCTATGAGGTTGGAATATTGCTACTAACCTTGAAGTATCTATACTTTTAATAGCTTTTAAAGTTGCCTTTATTTCAGTTGGATGGTGAGCATAGTCATCAACTATTCTAACTCTTTTAGTTTTGTTACCATAGCCATTTTCTAATTCCTTATCAAATAATACATCATATCTTCTTTTTGAACCTTTAAATTTACTTAAAGCTTCTTGAATTTCTTCTTTACTAACTCCAAATTTTAAAGCTAAATAAATTACAGGTAAAGAATTTGATATATTATGTTCTCCTGGAATATTTAAAGAAAATTCTCCTATCAATTCTTTATTTACATAGAAATCAAAGATTGTTTTTCTGTCTTCTATTCTTATATTTTTAGCAAAAATACTTGCATTTTCATCTTTTATTGAATAAGTTGTAACTGATTTTCCTTCTGGTAATCTTGTCACAGCTTCTTTCAAGTTCTCACAATCCATACATATTATAGCTTCCTTTTGTGTATGGCAGATGAATTCTATAAAAGATTTTTTTATGTTATCAAGATTTCCATGAACATCTAAATGATCTGCATCTATATTAGTAATAACTGCATATTTAGGGTTCATAAATAAAAATGAATTATCACTTTCATCTGCTTCTGCTATAAAATATTCACTTTTACCAGGTTTAGCATTAGATTTTATTTCTGGTAATATCCCACCAACAACTATTGTTGGATCTTTTGATAACATAACTGCTGAAAGCATAGATGATGTTGTTGTCTTGCCATGAGTTCCTGCTACTGCTATTCCAGTTTCTCTATTTAAAAGTTTAGCTAATAACTCTCCTCTTTTTAATAATGTTATTCCATTATTTTTTGCATAAGAAAGTTCAGGATTAGTTTCTTTTATAGCTGTTGAGGCTATAACATAGTCAGCTCCCTTTACATTTTCTTCATTATGTTCATTGTAAACTGTTATTCCCATTGATAAAAGTTCTTCTGTTACATAGTTTGTACAGATGTCAGCTCCTTTTACCTCATAACCTTTGCATTTCATTATTTTGGCAAGTCCACTCATTCCTATGCCATTTATACCAATAAAGTAAATTTTTTCCATTGACTTAATTCCTCCAAATATCAAGACTTGCTATAATTTCCTCAGCTGCATTAGGTTTTTTCAATGGTTTTAACCTAATTCTCATCTTTTTTAATTTCTCATCATTTCTAATAATTTCAAACACTTTTTTCATAGAATCATCTAGTTCATCTCTTGTAAAAACATAAGCTGCATTGTAATCTGTTAAAACTTTTGCATTTTCATATTGTCCAACTTTAACAGAACCATAAGGAATTATAATTGCAGGTTTTTCCAATTCTATAATTTCAGATATAGTTAATGCTCCTGCTCTACATACTATTAAATCAGCAGCAGCCATCACATTTAACATATCATTAAAATAAGGCTCTATTCTATCATTTTCTTTTTTAGTTTTCTTAACTTTCTTTAATTGTTCAAAATTATTACCTGTTGCCCAAAATATTCTAAGATTTTTATCAGCACAAAATTTTTCCCAATATTTCATAACTATATTATTAATTTCTTGTGCACCTAAGCTTCCACCAGTAATTAACAAGACTTTTTCACCAGGTTTTATCCCTAATTTTTCTCTCTCAGTAGCATATTTTAAACCATCTATTTCTTTTCTTAGTGGATTTCCTGTTACCTTAAATCTACTTTGGGATTTTATAGGTATGTCATCATAAGTTTTATCAAAAGCCAAGAAAGTCATTTTTGCAATCTTATAAAACATTTTATTTGCAGAGCCAATATTTACATTTTGTTCTTGCAAATATATTTTTTTTCTAAGTAATATTCCTGCAATAATAATAGGTAGAGATATATAGTTACCAAAACCTATTATGGCATCAGGTTTTTCTTCTTTGATAACTTTAAAAGCTGCTCTTATTGCTTTTAAATATTTTCTTATATTTTTAAAACCTCTTGGAACTGAAATATCTAGCCCTATAAATTTATGTCCACTTTCTGGGACTAAATCTTTTTCCATACGTTCTGTACTTCCAACAAATACTGCATCTATTCCTTTAATTTTTAATCTATCTGCAACAGCTAGTGCAGGATATATATGTCCACCTGTTCCACCTGTTGTAAGCATCACTTTTTTCATTTTTCGCACCTACCCAAAAATTTTCAAAACTAATTCTTTAAAAACTTTCCCTCTATGCTCAAAAGAATTAAATTGGTCATAACTTGAAGTTGCTGGTGAAAGTAAAATAACTTCATCAGAGTCTTTAGTAAATCTCTTCTTCATATCTTGAAGTGAATTTTCTATATTCACTAATTTATGAATTTTGCTATCTTCATATCCTATCTTTTTAAGTTCACTTTCAATTTTATCAGCTATTACTCCAATTAAATAAACTTCCTTTATATTTTCCTTTATCATTTCTGCTAATGGTGCTAAATCCACACCTTTATCATAACCACCACAGATTAAAATGCTATTTTTATTTGCTTGTATTGCAAATTTTGTAGAATCTACATTTGTTGCCTTAGAATCATTTATAAATTTTAATTTACCATAGTTAAAGAATAACTCTGTTCTATGTTCAAGTGGAGTTGCAATCATTAAAAATTCTTTTAATTTTTCTTTATCTATTTTTAAAATTTCTGCTGTTGCAACCATGAATAAAGTATTTTCTAAATTATGTATACCTTTTAGACTTAATTTGTCTACATCAATTATAGTATTTTCACCATGACATATTTTGTCATTTTTAACAAAAATATCTGCCTTTTTAAATTTTGACACAGAAATTCTTTTTGCTTTTATTTGTTTTGCTCTTTTTTCAATTTCTACATCATCTATATTTTCTATAAAATATAAATCTTCTGTTTGATTTTTTACTATATTAAATTTTGTGTCATAATATTCATCAAAACTTTTATATCTTTCTATATGATCTGGTCCCATATTTATTATCATTGAAATATAAGGTTTAAAATTTTCAACATTTTCTAATTGAAATGAACTAAGCTCCAATGAAATGAAGTCTAAATCTTTTTCTTTTAATAAAACTTCTGAAAGAGATCTTCCAATATTTCCAGCATAAGCTGCTTTATATCCAGCATGATTTAGCATATCAGATATTTTTGCTGTTGTTGTACTTTTTCCATTAGTTCCTGTTATAGCAATAATTTTTGTTTTTAAATCCTTTTCTATCATATAATTGTAAGCAATTTCTATTTCATCTAAAATTTTAATTCCTCTTTTTTGAACTTCTTTTACAAAGTCATTATATGGTATTCCAGGACTTTTAATAAAAAACTCTAGACCATCTAAATGATTTAATGCTTCTTCTGATGTCATAGCTTTTTTATCATCAACTACAATAGTTTCATAACCTTCTTTCTCAAGTAATTCTTTTGCTCCTGTTCCACTTATTCCTAATCCATAAATCATTGCTTTCTTCATTATAGTATACCTCTCATTTTTATTGTACCTAAAGCTATTATACCAAATATAAGTGTTCCTATCCAAAATCTCATTGTTACCTTTGATTCAGGTATGCCCATTAATTCAAAATGATGATGAATAGGTGCCATTTTAAAAATTCTTTTTCCTCTTAATTTAAATGAACCTACTTGCAATATAACTGATAAAGCTTCAAGAACAAATATAAAGCCAAGTATTGGTAACATTAATTCTTGTTTTAAAATAATTGCAATTACTCCTAAGATTCCTCCAAGAGTTAAAGAACCTGTATCTCCCATAAATATCTGTGCTGGGTAACAGTTATACCAAAGAAATCCTAAACCTGCTCCTGTTACTGCAGCTAAGAAAACTGACAATTCTCCTGAACCAACAGTATAAAATAAATGTAAGTGAGAACTTAACTCTGTATGTCCAGTAAAATATGCAATTACTCCTAAAATTGTTGAAC includes the following:
- the murC gene encoding UDP-N-acetylmuramate--L-alanine ligase, yielding MEKIYFIGINGIGMSGLAKIMKCKGYEVKGADICTNYVTEELLSMGITVYNEHNEENVKGADYVIASTAIKETNPELSYAKNNGITLLKRGELLAKLLNRETGIAVAGTHGKTTTSSMLSAVMLSKDPTIVVGGILPEIKSNAKPGKSEYFIAEADESDNSFLFMNPKYAVITNIDADHLDVHGNLDNIKKSFIEFICHTQKEAIICMDCENLKEAVTRLPEGKSVTTYSIKDENASIFAKNIRIEDRKTIFDFYVNKELIGEFSLNIPGEHNISNSLPVIYLALKFGVSKEEIQEALSKFKGSKRRYDVLFDKELENGYGNKTKRVRIVDDYAHHPTEIKATLKAIKSIDTSRLVAIFQPHRYSRVHFLLDEFKDAFKDVDKVILLPIYAAGEKNEFNISSEILKEHINHNNIEVMTEWKDIKRYVSRVKKDSTYIFMGAGDISTLAHEIAEELEGMSE
- the murD gene encoding UDP-N-acetylmuramoyl-L-alanine--D-glutamate ligase, with translation MKKAMIYGLGISGTGAKELLEKEGYETIVVDDKKAMTSEEALNHLDGLEFFIKSPGIPYNDFVKEVQKRGIKILDEIEIAYNYMIEKDLKTKIIAITGTNGKSTTTAKISDMLNHAGYKAAYAGNIGRSLSEVLLKEKDLDFISLELSSFQLENVENFKPYISMIINMGPDHIERYKSFDEYYDTKFNIVKNQTEDLYFIENIDDVEIEKRAKQIKAKRISVSKFKKADIFVKNDKICHGENTIIDVDKLSLKGIHNLENTLFMVATAEILKIDKEKLKEFLMIATPLEHRTELFFNYGKLKFINDSKATNVDSTKFAIQANKNSILICGGYDKGVDLAPLAEMIKENIKEVYLIGVIADKIESELKKIGYEDSKIHKLVNIENSLQDMKKRFTKDSDEVILLSPATSSYDQFNSFEHRGKVFKELVLKIFG
- the murB gene encoding UDP-N-acetylmuramate dehydrogenase, with translation MKVFENQEMKNYSNMRVGGKAKKLIILENKEDIIEVFNNKENTSIFFLGNGTNVLFTDDYMDKTFVCTKKLNKIEDLGNNLVKVETGANLKDLTDFMRDKNYSGIESLFGIPGSIGGLVYMNGGAFGTEIFDKIVSVEVFDENHQIREIKKEDLKVAYRKTEIQDKNWLVLSATFKFDNGFDAARIKEIKELRESKHPLDKPSLGSTFKNPEGDFAARLISECGLKGTIIGNAQIAEKHPNFVLNLGNATFKDITDILTLVKKSVLEKFGIKLEEEIIIVR
- the murG gene encoding undecaprenyldiphospho-muramoylpentapeptide beta-N-acetylglucosaminyltransferase produces the protein MKKVMLTTGGTGGHIYPALAVADRLKIKGIDAVFVGSTERMEKDLVPESGHKFIGLDISVPRGFKNIRKYLKAIRAAFKVIKEEKPDAIIGFGNYISLPIIIAGILLRKKIYLQEQNVNIGSANKMFYKIAKMTFLAFDKTYDDIPIKSQSRFKVTGNPLRKEIDGLKYATEREKLGIKPGEKVLLITGGSLGAQEINNIVMKYWEKFCADKNLRIFWATGNNFEQLKKVKKTKKENDRIEPYFNDMLNVMAAADLIVCRAGALTISEIIELEKPAIIIPYGSVKVGQYENAKVLTDYNAAYVFTRDELDDSMKKVFEIIRNDEKLKKMRIRLKPLKKPNAAEEIIASLDIWRN